In Nymphaea colorata isolate Beijing-Zhang1983 chromosome 3, ASM883128v2, whole genome shotgun sequence, a genomic segment contains:
- the LOC116249686 gene encoding F-box/kelch-repeat protein At3g27150-like isoform X2, whose product MLLRMGSSSISSGVERDTWWSGSVRLWHTYKVANNWHQVPDNVESASGCRALVWRTRWGHGIPNGTESSLTLEEHLVTSSRAMNPNDEPQDADYSYIPLFSDEVALLIIARIPRSDHPKLCCINTRYLTLIESGELSKIRRENRQIEASVIMLASGEHHCWEYSPHFESWRKLPVLPCEPSFYDGDKESFSVGYSLLISGRENGLSSVWRYEFLTNSWHRGPSMITSRCLFASANCGDVAYVAGGLMNKTILDSAEQYDPVDKSWKPLPNMRRRRQRCSGCFMDNKFYVIGGMDDDKILTCGEFYDREKRTWHLIPGMFNAMSSSISQSPPFLAVVDNELYALEPTSSRLKVYLKISNSWKDLGVVPVRTNYTRGWGVAFKSLGDRLIILGAVGNSEDNQSQGISIFTCRPDPNATDCQWDFHGRTGNSIGSFIFICSIMMA is encoded by the exons atgcTGCTCCGCATGGGGAGTTCTTCGATCAGCTCAGGTGTTGAAAGAGATACCTGGTGGAGTGGCTCTGTAAGACTCTG GCACACATACAAAGTGGCAAACAACTGGCATCAGGTACCCGATAACGTGGAGTCTGCTAGTGGCTGTCGAGCCCTTGTCTGGAGAACCAGATGGGGACATGGCATTCCAAATGGCACAGAATCTAGTCTGACTCTAGAGGAGCATTTAGTGACTTCTAGCAGGGCAATGAACCCTAATGATGAACCTCAGGATGCAGATTACTCTTACATTCCTTTGTTTAGTGATGAAGTAGCACTCTTGATCATTGCCAGGATTCCCAGGTCTGACCATCCAAAACTTTGTTGCATAAACACTCGATATTTAACTCTGATAGAAAGTGGGGAATTGTCCAAGATACGGAGGGAAAACAGGCAAATCGAAGCATCAGTCATAATGTTAGCAAGTGGAGAGCACCACTGTTGGGAGTATTCTCCTCATTTCGAGAGTTGGAGGAAACTTCCTGTTTTGCCTTGTGAACCATCATTCTATGATGGAGATAAGGAATCTTTTTCTGTTGGTTATAGTCTTCTGATTTCTGGTAGGGAGAATGGTCTGTCCTCTGTATGGAGATACGAGTTTCTCACTAACAGCTGGCATAGAGGTCCATCCATGATTACTTCACGATGCCTGTTTGCATCTGCAAATTGTGGAGATGTTGCATATGTTGCTGGCGGATTAATGAATAAAACAATCCTGGATTCTGCTGAACAATATGATCCCGTAGATAAGTCCTGGAAGCCTCTTCCCAACATGAGGAGACGAAGGCAGCGATGTTCTGGGTGTTTCATGGACAATAAGTTTTACGTAATTGGTGGCATGGACGACGATAAAATTCTCACCTGCGGGGAGTTCTATGATAGAGAGAAGAGGACATGGCATTTGATTCCTGGCATGTTCAATGCCATGTCTAGTTCTATTTCTCAGTCTCCCCCATTCCTTGCAGTTGTTGACAATGAGTTATATGCACTTGAACCCACTTCAAGCCGGCTCAaagtttatttgaaaataagcaATTCGTGGAAGGACCTTGGTGTAGTCCCTGTGAGAACAAATTACACCAGGGGCTGGGGAGTTGCCTTCAAGTCATTAGGAGACAGGCTTATTATCCTTGGTGCAGTCGGGAATTCTGAGGATAATCAGAGTCAAGGAATATCGATTTTTACTTGTCGTCCTGACCCAAATGCAACAGATTGCCAATGGGATTTTCATGGGAGGACGGGTAACTCCATTGGATCCTTCATATTTATATGTTCCATTATGATGGCCTAA
- the LOC116249686 gene encoding F-box/kelch-repeat protein At3g27150-like isoform X3 — protein MFLFSVPRHTYKVANNWHQVPDNVESASGCRALVWRTRWGHGIPNGTESSLTLEEHLVTSSRAMNPNDEPQDADYSYIPLFSDEVALLIIARIPRSDHPKLCCINTRYLTLIESGELSKIRRENRQIEASVIMLASGEHHCWEYSPHFESWRKLPVLPCEPSFYDGDKESFSVGYSLLISGRENGLSSVWRYEFLTNSWHRGPSMITSRCLFASANCGDVAYVAGGLMNKTILDSAEQYDPVDKSWKPLPNMRRRRQRCSGCFMDNKFYVIGGMDDDKILTCGEFYDREKRTWHLIPGMFNAMSSSISQSPPFLAVVDNELYALEPTSSRLKVYLKISNSWKDLGVVPVRTNYTRGWGVAFKSLGDRLIILGAVGNSEDNQSQGISIFTCRPDPNATDCQWDFHGRTGNSIGSFIFICSIMMA, from the exons atgttcttgttttctgttcctAG GCACACATACAAAGTGGCAAACAACTGGCATCAGGTACCCGATAACGTGGAGTCTGCTAGTGGCTGTCGAGCCCTTGTCTGGAGAACCAGATGGGGACATGGCATTCCAAATGGCACAGAATCTAGTCTGACTCTAGAGGAGCATTTAGTGACTTCTAGCAGGGCAATGAACCCTAATGATGAACCTCAGGATGCAGATTACTCTTACATTCCTTTGTTTAGTGATGAAGTAGCACTCTTGATCATTGCCAGGATTCCCAGGTCTGACCATCCAAAACTTTGTTGCATAAACACTCGATATTTAACTCTGATAGAAAGTGGGGAATTGTCCAAGATACGGAGGGAAAACAGGCAAATCGAAGCATCAGTCATAATGTTAGCAAGTGGAGAGCACCACTGTTGGGAGTATTCTCCTCATTTCGAGAGTTGGAGGAAACTTCCTGTTTTGCCTTGTGAACCATCATTCTATGATGGAGATAAGGAATCTTTTTCTGTTGGTTATAGTCTTCTGATTTCTGGTAGGGAGAATGGTCTGTCCTCTGTATGGAGATACGAGTTTCTCACTAACAGCTGGCATAGAGGTCCATCCATGATTACTTCACGATGCCTGTTTGCATCTGCAAATTGTGGAGATGTTGCATATGTTGCTGGCGGATTAATGAATAAAACAATCCTGGATTCTGCTGAACAATATGATCCCGTAGATAAGTCCTGGAAGCCTCTTCCCAACATGAGGAGACGAAGGCAGCGATGTTCTGGGTGTTTCATGGACAATAAGTTTTACGTAATTGGTGGCATGGACGACGATAAAATTCTCACCTGCGGGGAGTTCTATGATAGAGAGAAGAGGACATGGCATTTGATTCCTGGCATGTTCAATGCCATGTCTAGTTCTATTTCTCAGTCTCCCCCATTCCTTGCAGTTGTTGACAATGAGTTATATGCACTTGAACCCACTTCAAGCCGGCTCAaagtttatttgaaaataagcaATTCGTGGAAGGACCTTGGTGTAGTCCCTGTGAGAACAAATTACACCAGGGGCTGGGGAGTTGCCTTCAAGTCATTAGGAGACAGGCTTATTATCCTTGGTGCAGTCGGGAATTCTGAGGATAATCAGAGTCAAGGAATATCGATTTTTACTTGTCGTCCTGACCCAAATGCAACAGATTGCCAATGGGATTTTCATGGGAGGACGGGTAACTCCATTGGATCCTTCATATTTATATGTTCCATTATGATGGCCTAA
- the LOC116249687 gene encoding uncharacterized protein LOC116249687 isoform X1, which yields MRGMADRGVDENNDRQKADDVVHVDPNGADLSQVMSNPFFIHHSDNLGNVLVSQHFNGENYGTWSRAMLMALSAKNKIGFIDGSIKEPEKDDPSYHLWVRSNNMILSWILNSVNKDIVESVIYLTNAREVWKDLRERFTQSLAPRIYQIQSSISRLQQATMTVALYFTKLKALWDELSSYSLIPMCSCGGMKSYSEQIQREHVIQFLMGLNDSYNAVRGQILLLDPLPNVNKVYAMVLQEEKQREARFSGSANGGTAALAVKQSERFKSHDANYGGFYRTKGGRQIRPVCSHCRGIRHIKEKCFKLIGYPPGHRFYDPNFKSSIAANVFQKNNTLDVKLTPFDGVGGLGCEGLDTKGSTPAFTLEEYHKLLSLVKNQHTNINFAGPGIEDDDWAG from the exons atgagGGGAATGGCAGACCGTGGAGTTGATGAGAACAACGATAGACAAAAGGCGGATGATGTCGTTCATGTTGATCCCAACGGCGCAGATCTGTCTCAGGTGATGTCTAACCCATTCTTTATTCACCATTCTGACAACCTTGGAAATGTCTTGGTTTCACAACATTTTAATGGGGAAAATTATGGGACGTGGAGCCGAGCCATGTTGATGGCTCTttcagcaaaaaacaaaattggttTTATTGATGGTTCTATCAAAGAACCAGAAAAAGATGATCCGAGCTATCATCTATGGGTTCGGTCCAACAATATGATACTttcttggatcttaaattcagTCAACAAAGATATTGTAGAGAGTGTTATTTATTTGACTAATGCTAGAGAAGTTTGGAAAGATTTGCGAGAACGATTTACTCAAAGTCTTGCCCCTCGGATCTATCAAATCCAGAGTTCTATTAGTCGTCTACAACAAGCTACTATGACTGTTGCATTATATTTTACCAAATTAAAAGCTCTTTGGGACGAGCTTAGTTCATATTCTCTCATTCCCATGTGTTCTTGTGGAGGCATGAAGTCGTATTCGGAACAAATCCAAAGGGAACATGTTATCCAATTCCTAATGGGTCTCAATGATTCTTATAATGCCGTTAGAGGCCAGATTTTACTTCTTGATCCTCTTCCCAACGTCAACAAAGTTTATGCGATGgttcttcaagaagaaaaacagcGTGAGGCACGATTTTCTGGTTCGGCTAATGGAGGGACTGCAGCCTTGGCAGTCAAACAAAGTGAGCGATTTAAAAGTCACGACGCTAACTATGGTGGCTTTTATAGAACCAAAGGAGGACGTCAAATTCGGCCTGTTTGTAGCCATTGTAGAGGAATCAGACACATTAAAGAAAAGTGCTTCAAACTCATTGGGTACCCTCCAGGACATCGTTTCTATGATCCTAATTTTAAATCTTCAATTGCAGCTAATGTGTTTCAAAAGAACAATACACTTGATGTGAAATTGACTCCCTTTGATGGTGTTGGGGGTCTAGGTTGTGAAGGACTAGACACTAAAGGTTCTACTCCAGCATTTACTCTTGAAGAATATCACAAATTGCTATCATTGGTGAAAAACCAGCATACCAATATCAATTTTGCAG GACCTGGAATCGAAGATGACGATTGGGCAGGGTGA
- the LOC116249686 gene encoding F-box/kelch-repeat protein At3g27150-like isoform X1, producing the protein MLLRMGSSSISSGVERDTWWSGSVRLCWCLQVYSGLQTMFLFSVPRHTYKVANNWHQVPDNVESASGCRALVWRTRWGHGIPNGTESSLTLEEHLVTSSRAMNPNDEPQDADYSYIPLFSDEVALLIIARIPRSDHPKLCCINTRYLTLIESGELSKIRRENRQIEASVIMLASGEHHCWEYSPHFESWRKLPVLPCEPSFYDGDKESFSVGYSLLISGRENGLSSVWRYEFLTNSWHRGPSMITSRCLFASANCGDVAYVAGGLMNKTILDSAEQYDPVDKSWKPLPNMRRRRQRCSGCFMDNKFYVIGGMDDDKILTCGEFYDREKRTWHLIPGMFNAMSSSISQSPPFLAVVDNELYALEPTSSRLKVYLKISNSWKDLGVVPVRTNYTRGWGVAFKSLGDRLIILGAVGNSEDNQSQGISIFTCRPDPNATDCQWDFHGRTGNSIGSFIFICSIMMA; encoded by the exons atgcTGCTCCGCATGGGGAGTTCTTCGATCAGCTCAGGTGTTGAAAGAGATACCTGGTGGAGTGGCTCTGTAAGACTCTG TTGGTGCTTGCAAGTGTATTCAGGGTTACAGACaatgttcttgttttctgttcctAG GCACACATACAAAGTGGCAAACAACTGGCATCAGGTACCCGATAACGTGGAGTCTGCTAGTGGCTGTCGAGCCCTTGTCTGGAGAACCAGATGGGGACATGGCATTCCAAATGGCACAGAATCTAGTCTGACTCTAGAGGAGCATTTAGTGACTTCTAGCAGGGCAATGAACCCTAATGATGAACCTCAGGATGCAGATTACTCTTACATTCCTTTGTTTAGTGATGAAGTAGCACTCTTGATCATTGCCAGGATTCCCAGGTCTGACCATCCAAAACTTTGTTGCATAAACACTCGATATTTAACTCTGATAGAAAGTGGGGAATTGTCCAAGATACGGAGGGAAAACAGGCAAATCGAAGCATCAGTCATAATGTTAGCAAGTGGAGAGCACCACTGTTGGGAGTATTCTCCTCATTTCGAGAGTTGGAGGAAACTTCCTGTTTTGCCTTGTGAACCATCATTCTATGATGGAGATAAGGAATCTTTTTCTGTTGGTTATAGTCTTCTGATTTCTGGTAGGGAGAATGGTCTGTCCTCTGTATGGAGATACGAGTTTCTCACTAACAGCTGGCATAGAGGTCCATCCATGATTACTTCACGATGCCTGTTTGCATCTGCAAATTGTGGAGATGTTGCATATGTTGCTGGCGGATTAATGAATAAAACAATCCTGGATTCTGCTGAACAATATGATCCCGTAGATAAGTCCTGGAAGCCTCTTCCCAACATGAGGAGACGAAGGCAGCGATGTTCTGGGTGTTTCATGGACAATAAGTTTTACGTAATTGGTGGCATGGACGACGATAAAATTCTCACCTGCGGGGAGTTCTATGATAGAGAGAAGAGGACATGGCATTTGATTCCTGGCATGTTCAATGCCATGTCTAGTTCTATTTCTCAGTCTCCCCCATTCCTTGCAGTTGTTGACAATGAGTTATATGCACTTGAACCCACTTCAAGCCGGCTCAaagtttatttgaaaataagcaATTCGTGGAAGGACCTTGGTGTAGTCCCTGTGAGAACAAATTACACCAGGGGCTGGGGAGTTGCCTTCAAGTCATTAGGAGACAGGCTTATTATCCTTGGTGCAGTCGGGAATTCTGAGGATAATCAGAGTCAAGGAATATCGATTTTTACTTGTCGTCCTGACCCAAATGCAACAGATTGCCAATGGGATTTTCATGGGAGGACGGGTAACTCCATTGGATCCTTCATATTTATATGTTCCATTATGATGGCCTAA